The segment CTGGGCCAGTGCGTGCGCGTCGTCGTCGAGCAGTGCGGCGGCCCGGGCCTGCGAGGCACTGCCGGCCATCAGTCCGGCCGCCCGCCGGCGCGGCACCAGTTCGGCCACCAGGTGCGGGTCGCCCGCGTAGAAGCCCACCCGCAGGCCGGGCGCGTGGGACCGCTTGGAGAGGCTGTGCACGGCCAGCACCCCGGACAGCCCGCCCGCCAGCACCGTCCGCGGCGGGTGCGCCCAGGTCGCCTCGGCGTACGCCTCGTCGGAGAGCACCGGCACCCCGCGGGCGCGGCCCCAGGCGGCGATCCGGTCGAGCGGCTCGACCGTGCCGGTCGGGTTGGCCGGGCTGTTCACCCACAGGCACAGCGCCCGGCCCACCACCGCGGCGGGCAGCAGGTCCAGCCGCATCCGCAGCCGCCCGTCGACCGGCACCCGGTGCACGCGCAGCCCGGCCAGCCGGGCCCCGTACTCGTACGTCGGGTAGCACAGCGCGGGGATCAGCACGGTGTCCCGGGCGTCGTCGCCGCGGATCTCGCGCAGGAACAGCGGCAGCGTCGAGATGAACTCCTTGGTGCCCACGCAGGCGGCGACCGCCTCGACCGGCACCCGGACCCCGAACCGGCGGTGCAGGTAGCCGGCCGCGGCGGTGCGCAGCGCTTCGCTGCCCGCGCTGGCCGGGTACGCCGCCGGGGCGGGCCGGGCGGACGGCGCGGGCGGGGCGGGGTCGGCGGGCGGCGGGTCGGCGGGCACGCCGAGCGAGAGGTCGAGCACCGGCAGGCCGGAGCCGGCGGCCAGCCGGAGCAGCTCCTCCCGGCTCATCCGGGCAGCCCCGCCGACTGCGGCTCCGGGGAGGGAAGTCCACCGGCCCGGGCGGCCAGCCGGTCGGGGGTGAAGTCGAGGGTGGCGAAGTGGTCGCGCTCCTCCTCGGCCCGGCGGATCAGCTCGACCGCGCCGTCCCGGCGCAGCAGCAGTTCCTGCGGGCGGAGCCGGCCGTTGTAGGTGAAGCCCATCGAGTGGCCGTGCGCCCCGGTGTCGTGGACGAGCAGCAGGTCGCCCTCGGTGAGCGCGGGCAGTTCGCGGTCGGCGGCGAAGCGGTCGTTGTTCTCGCACAGCGAGCCGACCACGTCCACCGGTTCGGCGGGGGCGTCGGTGAACGGGGCGGTGATGTGGTGGTAGGCGGTCGGGTAGAGCGCCGGGCGCATCAGGGCGCTCATCCCGGCGTCGACGCCCGCGTACTCGCGCCACTTGCTCATCCGGTTGACCACCCTGGTGGCGAGCACCCCGTGCGGCCCGGTGATCAGGCGGCCGGACTCGAAGGCCAGCGCGGGGCGGGGCAGTCCGTGCTCGCGCTCCCAGGCGTCCAGCCGCTCCCCCAGCGCCCGGCCCAGCGCGGGCAGGTCGAGCGGCTGCTCCCCGGGCCGGTAGGGGATGCCGAGGCCGCCGCCGAGGTTGACGAAGGAGACGGTGACGCCCAGGTCGCGGTGGAGTTCGACGGCGTGCTCGAGCAGCAGGTCGAGGGTGCGCAGCACGGGGGCGGCGGTCAGCGAGTTGGAAGCCAGCATCATGTGCAGGCCGAAGCGGGTGGTGCCGAGCCGGACGGCCTCGGCGACCACGGCGGTGAGCCGGTCGGCGGGCACCCCGAACTTGGCGCCCTCCGGGTTGCCGAGGAAGGCGTCGGCGCTGCCGGAACGCCGGCCGCGGGCGCCCGGGTTGACCCGGAAGGCCAGCGTGCCGGGCCGGTCGGGGCGGTCGGCGAGCTTGTCCAGCACGGCCTCGTCGTCGATGTTGAGCAGGGCTCCGGCGGCGAGGGCCGCGTCGAGTTCGGCCCGGCTGGTGTTGTTGGAGGTGAAGCAGATCCGGTCGCCGCGGGCGCCGGCCCGCAGGGCGAGGGCGAGTTCGGGCAGCGAGCTGCAGTCGAAGCCGTAGCCGTGGTCGGCGAGCAGCCGCAGCACGGTCGGGTTGGGCAGTGCCTTGACCGCGAAGTACTCGGTGAAGGGCAGGTGCCCGAAGGCCGCGTCGAAGGCCGCGCAGGTCTCCTGGATGCCCTGCTCGTCGTAGAGGTGGAACGGGGTACCGAAGTGCTCGACGACCGCCGGCAGCACGGGCAGCAGGCGGCGTGCGAAGTCCTCGCCGATCGGCACGGGGCGGACCTGCCTTTCTTCTGGTGGTGGCTTCTCCGTCGGGGGCGGCCGGGCGGGGAGGGCCCCGCCCGGCCGGCGGGGCGTCAGACCCGGGCGACGATCACCGAGCGGGCCCGGTCGCCGGACAGCGGGCGGGAGTAGTGGAAGGTCTCGACCCGGACCTCGGTGAAGCCGGCCGCCAGCGCCTGCTCGCGCAGGTACTCCTCGGAGAGCCAGTGGAAGCCGGTGACGCCGGGGGCCTTCTGGACGCCCTCGCCGTTGCGGGTGGAGTCGTTGGAGGCGACCAGGGTGCCGTGGCCGCCGGCGGCGAGCCAACCGTGGATCCGGGCGAGCACCGGCAGCTGGCCGTCGACCAGCAGGTGGCCGAGCAGGCCGTCCATGTAGACGACCGGCCAGCGGCCCTCGGGCGTCCAGGTGGTGATGTCGGCGCGGACCGCCTCCAGGCCCTTGCCGCGGGCGATCGCCACCGCCTCGGCCATCGCGTCGACGGCCAGCACCCGGTAGCCCTGCCGCTGGACGTCGCTCTCCACGGCGGCGTTGCCGCTGCCGAGGCTGAGCAGCGCGGGGTCCTCCTGTCGGCGCAGTTCGCCGACCAGCAGGTCGCGCATCCAGCTGCGGTACTCGGGCGAGAAGGTGGACGGGGTGACCGAGTCGCCGCGGGCCTCGCCGCGCTCCCAGATCTCGAACAGGCTCGGCTCGTCGGCGGACTGCGGGAGGTAGAAGTCGACCAGGTCGTCGAGCTGGGCGTTGGCGACCGCGGTGTCGAGCTGGATGGTCATCGGTACTCCTCTGGGGGCGTCGTCAGCGGACGGCGGAAGGGGTGAGTGCGGCGGTGAGCAGCGGGAGCAGGTCGTCCAGCCCGGAGCGGTAGAAGTGCCCGCCGGGCAGTTCGCGGTAGTCGAAGCGGCCGTCGGAGGCGTCCGCCCAGCGGCGGCCCAGGGCCTCGGTGACCAGCGGGTCGCCGGTGCCGCGGACGGCCAGCACCGGGCAGCCGGCCGGGGCCGGGGCGGCGGGGCGGTGCCGGGCGGCGGCCCGGATGTCGGCGGTCAGCGCCCGGCCGAGCAGGCGGCGGGCCACCGGGTTGGCCCGGAGCTGGTCGGGGATGCCGCCGAGCCGTTCGAGGGCGGGCCACAGCTCGTCCTCGGGCAGGTCCAGGGCGGCGGCGGTGGAGTGCAGCCAGGGCGGGGCGGCGCCGCTGACCACCAGCAGGTCGGGGCCGCGGCCGGCGGCGTGCGCCCGGGCCGCCCAGTCGGCGGCGAGCAGCGCGCCGAAGCTGTGGCCGAACAGCACCCAGCGGCGGCCGGGCGGCGGGGTGCGGGCGGCCAGCAGGGCGTCGGTGTGGGCGGTGAGGGTCTGCGGGGGGTGTTCGGCGATCCGGCGGCCGCGGCCGGCGAGTTCCAGCGGGACGGTCTCGGCGTGCGGGTGCAGGGCCCGCGCCCAGCCGGCGAACAGGGCGGTGGAGCCGCCGCCGGAGGGCAGCGCGTGCAGCAGCGGGCGGTGGTCGGCGCCGTCGTCCGCGCGGTGGCCGGTCACCGGGCGGCCGCGGTGGCGGCGCGTTCGGCCTCGCGGGTCCGGTCGAGGGCGGCGAGCAGGGCGGTGTCGGTGGCGGTGCCGCCGTCGAGGGCGTTGCGGCAGAGCATCTTGAGCATCCGCCAGCCCTTGGTGGCCCGGTCCAGTCCGGCCAGGAACGGCGCGCCGCCGCCGGGGAGGCCGGCCCACGGCTCGGTGGTGCGCAGGTGGGCCTGGGCGAGCGCGAGGTAGGCGCGTTCGACCATCAGGGCGGTGTGGTAGGTGTTGTCGAGCTGGGCGTGCCGGCGGATCGCCGGGCCGGTCAGGTCGGCGGCGAAGTCGGCGCGGTAGCGGGCGAGTTCGGCGTCCAGGCCGTCCCGGTCGGCGAGCAGGGCGGCCACCGCGGCGCGTTCGCGGGCCGCCACGGTGCCGTCGGCGAGGCGGAGTTCGGCGTCGGGGCCGACCGCGAGCCGGTACAGCGAGTCGTGCTTGTCGTAGACGTGCACCAGGTTGGAGCGGATCGACTCGACGAACAGCTTCCGGTCGAAGCGCAGCACCAGCGAGCGGACGCCGACGTTGTCGATGCCGGTGCAGCTGTCCTCGTCGTAGTCGACGACGGTGACCTTGTGGCCGTTGGTGCGGTGCTGGCGCAGGTAGTACTCGGGGAAGTGCTCGTGGTAGTAGCTGTCGACCCGGGCCACGCAGTGGCCGTGCTCGCGGACGGCGGCGCGCAGGGTGGCCTCGATGTCGCCGTGCACCGGCAGGTGGTGCTTCTCCACGCCCCACTCGCCGAGCAGCAGGTCGTCGCGGGCGCCCTCGCTGTCGAGCAGGTTGCGGCAGGACAGGCCGCCCCACTCGGCGCGCAGCACCGGGGCGCCGGCGACCAGCAGGAACGCGGCGAGCAGCCGGGGCGGCAGCAGCTGGGTGAGGCTGACGACGTGGCAGTCGTAGTAGAGGCTGTCGACGGCCTCCCAGTCGAGGCCGGTGGCCGTCGAGCGGTGCCGGGTGACGCCGGGGGCGTCCAGGGTGGGGGTGGTGGTCATCGGGTGCTCCCGTACGAGAGGAGGAGGCCGGCGGGCGAGCGGAAGCTGAGGCCCTCGACGGGCTGCGGGGGCCCGTCGGCGAAGCGCAGGCCGGGGCGGCGTTCGAGCAGGATCCGCAGGGCGGTGCGGACCTCGGCGAGGGCCATCCGGCGGCCCATGCACTGGTGGCGGCCGGCGCCGAAGGACAGCTGCCGGGCGGCGGCCGGGCGGTTCGGGTCGAAGGCGTCGGGGTCGGGGAAGACCGCCGGGTCGCGGTTGGCGGAGCCGAGCAGGACGGTGATCAGGGAGCCGCGCGGAATGTCGGTGCCGAGGAGTTCGCCGCCGCCCCAGATCCGCACCGTGGAGTGGATCGGCGGTTCGAAGCGCAGCGTCTCCTCGACCACGCCGTCGACCAGTTCGGGCCGGGCGTAGACCTCGCGCAGCAGTTCGGGGCGCGAGCACAGCACGTGCAGGGCGTTGGCGATCAGCCGGTTGCTGGTGTCGATGGCGGCCGGGATCAGCAGGCCGACCTGGCGGACGATCTCGGCGTCGTCCACGTCGGCGCCGTCGGCGGCGGCGGCCAGCAGGCGGCCGATCACCGACGCGTCGGGGGCGGGGCGCAGTTCGGCGATCCGGGCGTGCAGCAGCACCTGCATGCGCTGCCAGGCGGCCACGGCGGCGCGCCGGGCGGGCGGTTCGGCGGAGTCGATGAAGGCGATCACGGCGTCGCTGCAGCGCTGGAACTCCGGGACGTCCGCGGGCCGCAGGCCGATGATCCGGGACATCACCCGGATCGGCACCGCGTTGGCGAACGCGGGCACGAAGTCGGCGGTGCCCGCCTCGCCGAGGGCGTCGACCACGGCGTGCACCGCGGACGGGACCAGGTCCTCCAGGTACCCGGGGACGGCGGAGGCGGAGAAGCTGTGGTTGGTGAGCGAGCGCAGCTTGACGTGCTCGGCGCCGTCGACGTCGGTCACGGTGCGGCCGAACAGCACCCGGGTGGCCCGGAACGGGCTCTCCACCCCGGCCCGGCGGTCGCGCAGCACCGCGCCGACCGCCTCGTGGGTGGTGGCGAACCAGGTGCGGTGGGCGTCGGAGCGCACCAGCGGGCCGGCCGCGCGCAGCGCCGCGTACACGGGGTACGGGTCGAGCCGGAAGGCCGGGCCGCCGAAGCCGGCGTCGGGCCCGGCGGGCACGGCGGGGGCCGGGGCGGGGGCCAGGGTGGCGGCGGCGCTCACGGGGTGCGCTCCTCGGCGACCGCGACGAACCGCAGCCGGCGGTAGTCGGCGTACCAGCGGCCGTCCCGGTGCAGGGTGGGCGCGGCCAGCTCGTTGACCCGGTCCAGGACGGCGGGCAGCAGGTCGGCGGGCACGTGGTCGATCAGCGTGGAGCCGAACATGGCGACCCAGTCGGCGACGCCGCGCGGGCAGTCGGACAGCTCGGTGGGGCGGGCGAAGTACTCGGTGCGGGCCACCAGGAAGCCGTTGGCCTCCAGCAGCGCCGCGTACTCGGCGGGGCTCGGGAAGTACCAGGGCATCCGCATGCCCCCGTCCAGGCCGTGCTCGGCCAGCGCGGCCCGGACGGCGCCGATGATGCCGGCCACGTTGCGGGCGCCGCCGAGCTCGGCGACGAACCGGCCGCCGGGGCGCAGCGCCCGGTGCACCGACCGGACCACCTCCTGCGGGCGGGTCATCCAGTGCAGGGCGGCGTTGGAGAACACCGCGTCGACGGGCCCGTCGAGCCGGAAGTCGTGGCCGTCGGCGAGCAGCACCTCGGTGCCCAGGCGGCGGGCGGCGGCGGCCACCATCGCCGGGTCGCTGTCGGTGCCGGTGACCCGGGCGCCGCGGGCGGCGATCTCGGCGGCGAGTTCGCCGGTGCCGCAGCCCAGGTCGAGGACGTGCTCGCCGGGGGCCGGGTCGAGCAGGTCGACGACGCCCTTGGCGAGCGAGGAGACGTAGCCGAACTGGCGGTCGTAGCGGTCGGCGTCCCAGACCTGGTCGGCGGGGGCGGCGGGACGGGCGGTGTCGGTCATCGGGTTCACCCTCGGTCGATCTGCTGGAGCATCAGTTCGTCGGTGCCGCCGGCCAGTGCCAGGCCGAGCGCGTCGCGCAGCGCCCGGTTGGCCGGGTGGCCGGTGCGGTAGCCGTCGCCGCCGGCCAGTTGCAGGGCCTCGTCGGCGACCTCGCGGAGCACCGCGGCGGCGCGGTGCTTGCAGGCGGCGGCGTACGCGGCCGGGCAGCTGCCCTCGGCGAGCAGCCGCACGCCCTGCCGGGCGGCGGCCCGGACCTCCTCGGTCTCGGCGGTCAGCCGGGCGAGGGTGAAGCGGACGTGCTGGTTGCCGAGCAGCGGGACGCCGAAGGTGTGCCGCTGCCGGGCGGCGGCCACGGCGTGCCGCAGCACGGCGTCCGCGAGCTCGCCCATCCGGACGGCGAGCATCACGCGCTCGTGCAGCCAGTGCCGCATCAGCACCAGCAGGCCGTGCCCGCCGGGAACCAGGACCGCCGAGACGGGGGCGGCGTCCAGCCGGACCTGCCCGGTCAGGCCGCGGTGGCCGAGCGCGTCGAGCGGGGTGGTGGCGACGCCGGGGGCGCCGGCCGGGACCAGCAGCAGGGCCGGGCCGGGGCGGCCGGTGGCGGCGTCCGGGTCGTCGGCGAGGACCAGCAGGTGGTCGGCGAACGGGGCGTTGCTGATGAACCACTTGCCGCCGGTGACGGCGAGCCGGTCGCCGTCCCGGTGCACCCGGGTGGTGAGCCGGGCCAGGTCGCTGCCGTGCTCGGGCTCGGTGGCGGCCAGCGCGCCGGTGGTGCGGCCGGCCAGCGCGCCGTCGACCAGGGCGCGGTCGGCGCCGGGCAGGGCGCCGAGCAGCCGGGTGGCGACGTCCAGGTGGGTGAGGACGGCGGCGCCGGGCGCCCCGCCGCCGACCCGGGCGAGCGCGGCGTGCAGGTCGACGGCCCGCCACAGCGCCCGGGGGCGGTCGGCCGGGCCGGCCGCCCAGGCGTCCCGGAACAGTCCGGCGGCGCCGGCCGCGGCCAGCAGGGCGGGCACCGGCGGGGTGCCGTCCTCCCAGCGCGGGTCGTCGAGCAGCGCCCGGTGCTCGGTCAGGAAGCCGTCCAGCCGGGCCCGGAAGGCCGGGTCGGCCGCGCCGGTGCCGGGGCCGCGCGGGGCGGTCCGGGGGTCGGTGATCGTCCGGTCATTCACCGGGCCACCCCTGGAGGCGGGCGAGGGCGGTGAGCATCATTTCGTCCGATCCGGTGGAGATGGAGAACAGCCGGGTGTCGCGGAAGGCCCGGTTCACCGGGGCGTCGGTGAGCTGGCCGTGGGCGCCGTGCAGGTGCAGGCAGGTCCGGGCGACGGTGCGGGCGAGCCGGCTGGAGCGGTACTTGACCGCGGCGGACAGCGCCCGGTGGTCGCCGCCGCTCACCCAGCGGTCGATGCCGGTGTAGGCGAGCTGGCGGACCGCCTCGACCTCGGCGCGCAGCGCGGCCAGCCGGCCGGCCACGTCGGGGCGGGTGGCGACCGGCGCGCCGAAGGTGACGCGTGCGCGCAGCCGTTCGCCGGTGCGCTGCAGCAGGGTGTCGGCGATCGCCAGGGCCCGGCAGGCGGAGACGATCCGCTCGGGCTCGAACTGCCGCAGCTGGGTGACCAGTCCGAGGCCGTGGCCGCCGATCCGGTGCTCGGCGGGCACGTGCACCTCGTCGAGGACGACCTCCCCGGCGACGCCCGCGGCGCGCAGCCCGAGGGTCGGGTCGGCGGGCAGCACGGTCAGGCCCTCGGCCTCGACCGGCACCATCAGCAGCACGTAGCCGAACGGGGCGCGGGCCTCGGGCAGCCGGGCCAGCACCGCGAAGGCGTCGGCGTACTGCCCGGCGACCGCCCAGCGCTTGGTCCCGCTGACCCGGTAGCCGCCGGGCACCTGGCGGGCGGTGGCGGCGACCGCGGCGACGTCGGAGCCGGCGCCGGCCTCGGAGACGGCGTGGCCGAGCAGGCAGTCGCCGGCCAGCGCGGGCCGCAGGAAGCGGTCGACGGCCTCGGGGGTGCCGGCCTCGGCGATCATCGGCGCGACCATGTCGTTGTGCACGGTGACGGACATGCCGACGCTGTCGGAGGGCAGCGCGCCCAGGCACTCGGCGAGCACCACGTGGTCCCAGGCGGTGCCGCCCCCGCCGCCGACCGCGGCGGGGAAGCGCATCCCGAGGAAGCCCTGCCCGGCGAGGCCCTGCAGCACCTCGCGCAGCGGGATCGCGCCGTGGCGCTCCCACTCCTCGATCCGGGGGGCGACGGCCCGTTCCAGGTGGGCGGTGAGCCGGGCCCGCAGCTCGTCCTCGGCCGGGGTGAACCAGCCGGTGCGGGCGGCCGCGGCGAGGCTCACCGGGCCACCGCCGCGTGCAGCAGGGCGCGGACCTGCCGCAGGTCGGGCTTGCCGTTGGACAGCGCGGGGAAGGCCGACAGCCGGCGCCAGTGCCGGGGCACCATGTAGCGCGGCAGTGCGGCGGCGGTGTGCGCGACCAGGGCGGCGGCCTCCGCCTCGGCGGGCTCGGACAGTTCGGGGGCGGGCCCGGCGCCGGTGTCGGGCGCCAGCACCGCGCAGGCCAGGGCGAGGCCCTCGCGCGGGTCGGGGACGGCGGCGACGAAGGCCCGGCCGACCGCGGGGTGGGTCTCCAGCACCCGGCGCACCTCGTTGAGGTTGATCCGGTAGCCGCGGATCTTCACCTCGTCGTCGCGGCGGCCGCGGAACAGCAGCACGCCGTCGGCGCGGCGGGCGCCGAGGTCGCCGGTGCGGTAGTGGCGGACGCCGTCGCGGTGCAGGAAGGCGGCGGCCTCCTCCTCGGGGCGGTCGAGGTAGCCGGTCATCACCTGCGGGCCGGAGACCAGGATCTCGCCGGGCCCGTCCGGGTCGAGGCCGCCGTCCTCGGTGAGGAAGGCGATGCCGACGCCGGGCAGCGGCGGGCCGATCGGGTAGGGCTCGGTGCGGCCGGGCTCGCGGGCCGAGATCGGCTCGAAGGCGATGCCGCAGGTGGTCTCGGTCGGGCCGTAGCCGTTGACCACGACCAGGTTCGGCGCGGCGTGCAGCCAGGACTGCACGGTGGCCGGGTTGAGCACCTCGGCGCCGGTCAGGATCCGGCGCAGCGCGCCCAGGTCGCGGCCGGCCAGGCCGGTGCCGTGCTGGGCGAGCAGGGTCAGGGTGGAGCCGACCGCGGTCAGGTGGGTGACCCGCTCGCGGACGACGGTGCCGAGCACCGCGGCGGGCAGCAGCACCGACGGGCTGAGGTGGACGAGCGCGCCGCGCAGCAGCGGCAGCAGCAGGTCGGCGACCGAGCCGTCGAAGTGCAGGGCGGTGGTGTTCAGGCAGACCGCGTCCGGGCCGATCTCCAGCACCGGGTCGACGGCCGCGAAGAACGCCTCCAGCGCGCCGTGGTGGATCTGCACGCCCTTGGGGCGGCCGGTCGAGCCGGAGGTGTACAGCACGTAGGCGGGGTCGGCGGGGGCCGGGTCGGCGGCCCGCCAGCCGTCCGGGGCGGGGACGGCGAGCAGGTCCTCGACGGCCAGCACCGGCACCGGCAGGCGCTGCGCCGCGAGCGCGTCGAGGCGGGGGCGGCGGGCCAGCAGCCAGGGGCTGCCGGAGTCGGTGAGCAGCGCCCGGCGGCGCTCCTCGGGCGCGGACGGGTCGAGCGGGACGTACGCGCCGCCGGCCAGCAGCACCCCGAGCATCGCGGTGACGGTGGCGGTGCTCTTCTCGCCGTGGACGGCGACCCGGGTGCCGGGGCGCAGTCCGCGCTCCCGCAGGCCGGCCGCCACGGCCCTGGCGCCGGCGTGCAGTTCGCCGTAGGCCAGGGTGCCGTCCGGGCCGGCCAGGGCCGGCCGGGACGGGTCGTGCCGGCCGAGCGCCGCGGTCAGGCGGTGGGTGTCGGCCGCCGCCGGGGCGGTGGTCATCGGGCGGCCCGCCGCTCGACCAGGGCGACCAGCGCGTTCAGGCTCTCCAGCGCGTCGAGGTCCTCCGGTTCGGCGCCGAACTCGATGCCGAAGTCGCTGCCGAGGCGGACGGTGAGCTCGACGGCGTCCAGCGAGTCGAGGTTGAGGACGCGCATGAAGTCGTCGTCCCGGTCGAGTTCGGCGGAGACGTCGCGCTTCTTGATCAGGCTCAGCGTGGCGGCCAGGCGGTCGCGGACGGACTCGGCGGTGCGGACGCTCATGTCATGGGCTCCTGACGGGTACGGGCAGTGCGGGGCGCAGCTGCGGGACGGGCGGGACGGACGGGAGGGGCGGTGCGGCGGGGACGGCGGCGGCCCGGTCGCGGCGGGCCGCGCCGAGGACCGTCCAGCCGACCGCGACGGTGAGGAACGCGGTGCCGGCGACGGTCGCCGCCCCGATCCGCTCGCCGAGGACGAGCACGCCCAGCACCACCGCGACGAGCGGGTTGACGTACGAGTAGGTGCTGGTGAGGCGCTGGTCGACCCGGGCGGTCAGCCAGGTGTAGGCGAGGAACCCGACCAGCGAGCCGAGCAGCACCAGGTGGGCCTCGGCCAGCCAGACGGCCGCCCCGAGGTCCGCCGGGTGCAGCCGCGGCCACTCGCCGCCGGCCGCCGAGGCGGCCAGCAGGGCGAGCCCGCCGGAGGTCATCTGGACGGCGCTGGTGAGGGCCGCCCCGGGGTCGGGGGCGGCGTCCCGGCGCGGGGCCGGGACCGCCAGCCGGCCGCCGACCGCCCACAGCAGGGCGGCCAGCAGGACCAGCAGCGAGGGCAGCAGGGCTCCGGGTTCGAAGCCCAGCAGGGTGGCCACCCCGACCAGGCCGAGCAGGGTCGCGCCGAGGTCGGCGCGGGTGACCCGGCCGCCGGTGAGCGCGCCCACCGCCAGCACCCAGAGCGGGACGGTGGCGAAGTACGTGCCCGCGGCGGCGGACGGCAGCCGCTCGGAGGCGATGCTGACCAGCCCGTTGGAGCCGAGGAAGTACAGCACGCCGAGCAGCGCGGACCGGCCCAGCCGGCCCCGCATCCGGGCCCGCGGGCCCGGTTCGCCGCGGCGGCGCCACCGCCAGGCCAGGACGGCGAGCAGCAGCGCCCCGGCGAGGGTGAAGCGCACGCCGGCGGCGAGCAGCGGGGGCACGGTGCGGACCACCACGCGGATGCCGAGGAAGGTCGATCCCCAGAGCACCCACACGGCGAGCAGGGCGAGCGCGATCCGCGCGCGGCCCGGGGCGGCGGCGGTCGCTGCGCCGGCCATCAGACGAGGTTCAGGATGCGGTCGAGGTAGCGACCGGAGGAGTTGAGCCGCCACAGGGCGCCGCGGGTGATGGCGCGCCGGGCCTCGGGGCTGTCCGCCATCGGCTTGACCACGTGGGCGAACCAGGCGCTGGCGTGGTGGGCGTCGATGCCGATGTGCAGCTTGTGGTAGGTGATGCCGTCCGGCGGCAGGTCGAGCCGCTGCCAGGCGTGCAGGACCTGCGAGAAGCGGTCCGGGGCCAGCCACTCGGCGATGGCGAGGTGGCCGACGGCCTCGGCGAACAGGCCGCGGTAGCGGCAGATCAGCACGGCGAGGTTGCCGCCGAGCAGGGCCTCCGCGGAGAGGTGCTCGGAGAGCTCCTCGTCGGTGATCCCGAAGTGCCGGATGATCCGGTCGAACAGGACGGTGTGGACCTCGGCGGGGTTGCCGTTGCCCATCTCGTCCCAGAAGTTCTTGGCGATCTCCATCTTGGTGACGCCGTCGGTGCCGATCTGCATGGCGGCCAGCAGGTCGTCGAAGCGGGAGTCGACCGAGGACTCCTGGAGGACGAACCTGCGCAGGTCGTCCGGGGTGGCCTCGTTGCGCAGGAAGCGGTGGTAGTAGGGGTGCTTGAAGACCGGGTGCTCGCGGGCGACGCCCTTGAGCCAGGCGACGAACGCCGCCGGGTCGTCGGGCATGCCGTCGTACAGCGCGGGGTCGATCCAGCTGTCCTCGGCGTCCGCGGTGTCCTGCTCCAGCCGGCGGGTGACGGCGTGCAGGACGGTCGAGGTCTCGGCGGTCGGACCGGTCGGGAGCTGGGTGTGCAACCCGTAGATCCGGGACAGCAGGTACTGCTGGGT is part of the Kitasatospora cineracea genome and harbors:
- a CDS encoding aminotransferase class I/II-fold pyridoxal phosphate-dependent enzyme, whose amino-acid sequence is MSREELLRLAAGSGLPVLDLSLGVPADPPPADPAPPAPSARPAPAAYPASAGSEALRTAAAGYLHRRFGVRVPVEAVAACVGTKEFISTLPLFLREIRGDDARDTVLIPALCYPTYEYGARLAGLRVHRVPVDGRLRMRLDLLPAAVVGRALCLWVNSPANPTGTVEPLDRIAAWGRARGVPVLSDEAYAEATWAHPPRTVLAGGLSGVLAVHSLSKRSHAPGLRVGFYAGDPHLVAELVPRRRAAGLMAGSASQARAAALLDDDAHALAQRERNARRVAGLVAELDRAGLPCRPPGGGLFAWVAAPDGRGTAFARRLAAEAGLVVMPGAEYGPGGGGHVRIAAVHDPAAVAARLALLRHPALVPTP
- a CDS encoding diaminopimelate decarboxylase, yielding MPIGEDFARRLLPVLPAVVEHFGTPFHLYDEQGIQETCAAFDAAFGHLPFTEYFAVKALPNPTVLRLLADHGYGFDCSSLPELALALRAGARGDRICFTSNNTSRAELDAALAAGALLNIDDEAVLDKLADRPDRPGTLAFRVNPGARGRRSGSADAFLGNPEGAKFGVPADRLTAVVAEAVRLGTTRFGLHMMLASNSLTAAPVLRTLDLLLEHAVELHRDLGVTVSFVNLGGGLGIPYRPGEQPLDLPALGRALGERLDAWEREHGLPRPALAFESGRLITGPHGVLATRVVNRMSKWREYAGVDAGMSALMRPALYPTAYHHITAPFTDAPAEPVDVVGSLCENNDRFAADRELPALTEGDLLLVHDTGAHGHSMGFTYNGRLRPQELLLRRDGAVELIRRAEEERDHFATLDFTPDRLAARAGGLPSPEPQSAGLPG
- a CDS encoding class I SAM-dependent methyltransferase, giving the protein MTIQLDTAVANAQLDDLVDFYLPQSADEPSLFEIWERGEARGDSVTPSTFSPEYRSWMRDLLVGELRRQEDPALLSLGSGNAAVESDVQRQGYRVLAVDAMAEAVAIARGKGLEAVRADITTWTPEGRWPVVYMDGLLGHLLVDGQLPVLARIHGWLAAGGHGTLVASNDSTRNGEGVQKAPGVTGFHWLSEEYLREQALAAGFTEVRVETFHYSRPLSGDRARSVIVARV
- a CDS encoding thioesterase II family protein, with the translated sequence MTGHRADDGADHRPLLHALPSGGGSTALFAGWARALHPHAETVPLELAGRGRRIAEHPPQTLTAHTDALLAARTPPPGRRWVLFGHSFGALLAADWAARAHAAGRGPDLLVVSGAAPPWLHSTAAALDLPEDELWPALERLGGIPDQLRANPVARRLLGRALTADIRAAARHRPAAPAPAGCPVLAVRGTGDPLVTEALGRRWADASDGRFDYRELPGGHFYRSGLDDLLPLLTAALTPSAVR
- a CDS encoding cytochrome P450; this translates as MSAAATLAPAPAPAVPAGPDAGFGGPAFRLDPYPVYAALRAAGPLVRSDAHRTWFATTHEAVGAVLRDRRAGVESPFRATRVLFGRTVTDVDGAEHVKLRSLTNHSFSASAVPGYLEDLVPSAVHAVVDALGEAGTADFVPAFANAVPIRVMSRIIGLRPADVPEFQRCSDAVIAFIDSAEPPARRAAVAAWQRMQVLLHARIAELRPAPDASVIGRLLAAAADGADVDDAEIVRQVGLLIPAAIDTSNRLIANALHVLCSRPELLREVYARPELVDGVVEETLRFEPPIHSTVRIWGGGELLGTDIPRGSLITVLLGSANRDPAVFPDPDAFDPNRPAAARQLSFGAGRHQCMGRRMALAEVRTALRILLERRPGLRFADGPPQPVEGLSFRSPAGLLLSYGSTR
- a CDS encoding class I SAM-dependent methyltransferase, which encodes MTDTARPAAPADQVWDADRYDRQFGYVSSLAKGVVDLLDPAPGEHVLDLGCGTGELAAEIAARGARVTGTDSDPAMVAAAARRLGTEVLLADGHDFRLDGPVDAVFSNAALHWMTRPQEVVRSVHRALRPGGRFVAELGGARNVAGIIGAVRAALAEHGLDGGMRMPWYFPSPAEYAALLEANGFLVARTEYFARPTELSDCPRGVADWVAMFGSTLIDHVPADLLPAVLDRVNELAAPTLHRDGRWYADYRRLRFVAVAEERTP
- a CDS encoding acyl-CoA dehydrogenase family protein; its protein translation is MNDRTITDPRTAPRGPGTGAADPAFRARLDGFLTEHRALLDDPRWEDGTPPVPALLAAAGAAGLFRDAWAAGPADRPRALWRAVDLHAALARVGGGAPGAAVLTHLDVATRLLGALPGADRALVDGALAGRTTGALAATEPEHGSDLARLTTRVHRDGDRLAVTGGKWFISNAPFADHLLVLADDPDAATGRPGPALLLVPAGAPGVATTPLDALGHRGLTGQVRLDAAPVSAVLVPGGHGLLVLMRHWLHERVMLAVRMGELADAVLRHAVAAARQRHTFGVPLLGNQHVRFTLARLTAETEEVRAAARQGVRLLAEGSCPAAYAAACKHRAAAVLREVADEALQLAGGDGYRTGHPANRALRDALGLALAGGTDELMLQQIDRG
- a CDS encoding acyl-CoA dehydrogenase family protein, coding for MSLAAAARTGWFTPAEDELRARLTAHLERAVAPRIEEWERHGAIPLREVLQGLAGQGFLGMRFPAAVGGGGGTAWDHVVLAECLGALPSDSVGMSVTVHNDMVAPMIAEAGTPEAVDRFLRPALAGDCLLGHAVSEAGAGSDVAAVAATARQVPGGYRVSGTKRWAVAGQYADAFAVLARLPEARAPFGYVLLMVPVEAEGLTVLPADPTLGLRAAGVAGEVVLDEVHVPAEHRIGGHGLGLVTQLRQFEPERIVSACRALAIADTLLQRTGERLRARVTFGAPVATRPDVAGRLAALRAEVEAVRQLAYTGIDRWVSGGDHRALSAAVKYRSSRLARTVARTCLHLHGAHGQLTDAPVNRAFRDTRLFSISTGSDEMMLTALARLQGWPGE